The DNA sequence CGATCGCCGATACCGCGTGGGTGTGCACGGTGCAGATCAGATCCGGGGTGGCTTTCAGCAGTTCGAGGTGGATGTGGCACTCCTTGTGCGGAGCGCCGGTTCCCTGGAGGACCTCGGCTTCATAGGAGACGAGTTGAAGCCGCTGCTCATAGGCCTCTTCCAGCTCTTCCCATCCCCAGCCGGGTGCCTTGATCCAGATGCCGCGGCCCTCGGGGTCGCGTACGGCGACGTGGCCCCAGACCATGTCACCCTGCCCCGCGGCACTGAGCGCGTGGGAAGCCTCGATGACGAGGCGGCGGGCCTCGCCGGCGTTCACGAGGTACGCAGGGCGTTGTAGTAGCGGGCTGCCCCGGGATGAAGGGGGACGGGCGTCTCGCCCATCGTCACCGGGTCGAGCGGGTAGGTGATCGGGCTGCGCTCCGGGGCCAGGTGGCGGTACTGCCCTTCGATGACATGGCGTGTCTCACCCAGCACCCAGGCAATCGCGTAGGCCAGATCATCGGCGAGATCGGCGCGGGTCAGGACGAGGAAGTCGGAGAAGTCAAGGGTCCGGAAAGCCCCGCACCCCGGGAAGTAGCCGTCGTCGACGACAGCGGCCGGCCATGCGAAGTCTTCGTACAGGGCGTCGAGAACGTCCTGCTCGACCTCCAGGAAGTTCATGAAGCGTCCGAGCTCCTGCCATGGCGGCAGCATGACCGCTTCGTGGACGATGGCATTGGCTCGGCCTTCCCTCACGTGATCGAGGGACTCGAAAGGCCGCTCGTCCTCGAGCAGTTCGCCGCCCCAGCCGGTGATGTCGACTCCCGATCGCGTCAGGACCTCATGCGCGGCGAGTCCCACGTGGTTGACACCGTCATGAACGGAGGTGGCGAGACGCAGAGCGGGCTTGCTCTCCCGCAGCTCGGCAAAGGTGTGGATGCCGAGATCCTTGTGGACCGCAACCACCAGGCGGTCACGTTGGGGCACCACTCCCAGAGCGCGAAGATCAGGAAAGGGCTCGTCCGCGTACCCGCCACGGCCTTCGAGCGCCGCGACAGCGAAGGCCGTCGGGGTGGTCATCGCGACGTGGACTTCGCCGCGGCCGACAGCGCGCACGGCGTCGCTGAAGCCCCTGCTGTTCCAGGTCGCGATACGGGTGTGGGGACCGCACCGGTCGGTCAGCTCCTGAGCGATCCAACCGCACACTCGGTGAAGGTTGGCACCGCCCCAGTCACCTCGAAGGTGCAACGTCACAGAGCGATCGATCTTCGGCTCGACGGGCCTGCCGGGCTGGATACGGCACTTTGCGGGCTCCACAGTGGCTCCTGTCCTAAAATAGAGGACGCATGTCCTGCTCTTCGACAGAGCATAGAAGGTACGACGGCGAGACGCGAGAGGAGAGCGAAACTAAGTCTAGAGCTATACCTTTAGACCTAGAGTCAATTGAGCCACCGAGGGCAAGCCCGGCCGAACGCGGTTGCACCGGGACGCGTCACGCCACCTCTAGCAGTAGAGGTATGCTCGTCGGCGTGAGTGCTGGTGAGCCCAACCAACTGCCCGACGAGTTGATCCGCCTTACCTGGACGCTGCATCGCACGCTGCGCCAGCGGCAGACGCCACCAGCGGGCGAAACACGGCGCCCCCTGTCACAGGTGGAAGTGCTGCGTCTCGTCAGCAGCCAACCCGGCATCAGCGTCCGCGAGATCAGCACAGCACTGGGCATGCAACCCAACAACGTGAGCACGCTCGTCACCCGGCTGACCCGCGCAGGCTTCATCGAGCGCCGCCCCAGCACTCACGACCGGCGTTTCATCGAACTGCATCCCACGGGAAAGATGATCACAGCGGGCGCCGAGGTCGACGACAGTCTCACCAAGGTCATTACGGAGGCCCTGAGCCGGCTTCCACCACAATCAGCGGAACGCATCGCCGCCGCCCTTCCCGACCTGTGGGACCTGGCACGCGCCCTCGCCCCCGCCCCATGAGCAGCGCGAACAGGCTTCGGCGGCCTCCTATCTCCGGACCGCCAGAGCGGTTGTCCTATCTATCGAAGCACCCGTCCTGTTATTTTGAACCTGCCGCAGACCGGGAAAGTGCTCGCACGTTGTCCTGGATCCGCTCCTGGGCAGCTCCGCGGCGGCTCGGCAGCAGCTTCGACTTCTCCCACTGAAGGGCAGGGCCATGTGGTACCTGACACTGCATCGTTGGACCGGTGACCGCCAACGCGCCATCGCCGAGGTCCTGCCATCCCATCTGGCATGGATGCGAGAACGGCAACGCGCCGGCCAGGTCTTGATGGCAGGTCCAAGTCCCGACCGGGAGCTGGGAATCATCGTCGTGGGCCACATGTCCCGGGACGCGGTTGACGACCTCTTCCGCGATGAGCCCCTGGTCGCCGGTGGCTTCCGCGGCTACGACGTCATCCCCTGGGAAGTGCATCATGTGCTCGGTGTGGGAGGCTTCGACGTGCCCGCAGTCACCGCCATGCTGGCCGGTGAGCACAGCTGACACTCGGGGCGCCGGGCACAAGCCTCCGACGCCACCCCGGGAATCCCCGGACCGCGGTGCCCGTTGCAGCGAACAGGTTGTGTGTCGTACCCACAGGAGGCATGTATGTACGGCGACCCGGCGACAGTCCGCAAGATTCTCACGGAGCTGGGGGACACCTGGGCGGTGGTCGGGCTCTCCTCCAACCAGGGGCGGGCGGCCTACGGCGTGGCCGGTGTCCTCCAGCGGTTCGGGAAGCGGATCGTGCCGGTGCACCCCAAGGCCGAGACGGTGCACGGCGAGCGGGGGTACGCCTCGCTCGCCGAGATCCCCTTCCCGGTCGACGTGGTCGATGTGTTCGTCAACAGCGATCTGGCGGGTCCCGTCGCCGACGAGGCCGTCGCCATCGGCGCCAAGGCCGTCTGGTTCCAGCTGGGCGTCATCGACCCGGCGGCGTACGAACGCACCCGCGCCGCCGGGCTCGCCATGGTGATGGATCGCTGCCCGGCCATTGAGATCCCCAGGCTGGGCTGAAGCACACAAGGGTCAGGGGCTCGGGGGCGTCGGGTCAGACGCCGAGGCCCTCCAGGACGACCGCGCCCGGCAGCCCGGCGAGCACCTTGCCGGGCACGATGAGCTTGCCGCGCCGGCTGCCGCTGCCGATGAGCGCGTACGGGATGTCGGCCACGGCGGCGTCCACCAGGATCGGCCAGCTCTCGGGCAGTCCGATCGGGGTGATGCCGCCGAACTCCATGCCGCTCTCCCCCGTGGCCGTGTCCATCGGGGCGAACGACGCCTTGCGCGCGCCCAGGTGGCGGCGGACCACGCCGTTGACGTCCGCCCGGGTGTGGGCGAGGACGAGGCAGGCGGCCAGGGTGACCTCGCCACCGCGCTTGCCCGCGACGACCACGCAGTTCGCGGACTGCTCCAGCAGCGAGGCCCCGTAGTGCTCGACGAGTACGGCGGTGTCGGCCTTGTCCGGGTCCGTGTCCACGAACAGCACCCGCTCCACCGGCTCCGAGCCGCGCCAGGTGCGCAGCGCCTCGGCGACGGGGGCGGTCAGCAGGTCCAGGCACTCGACGGCGGGACGGACCTCGTCGAAGGCATCCATCGGCGTACTCATGCCGACAAACTAGCAGTCCGGGCCGGCCCGGCAGGGTGCGGTGGACCGGGCCGGGCCCGGCGGTCTCAGCGCGCGGGCGGCACCGACACCGCCATGGTCATCTCCACCGGAACCTCCCCCTCGTTGCGGTAGGTGTGCGGGGTGTTCGCCTCGAACGCCGCGGAGGTGCCGGCCGGGACGGTGTGCTTCTCACCGCCGATCTCCAGGGTGAGCTCGCCCGCCGTCACATGGATCAGCTCCACCGTGCCGGACGGGTGCGGATCGGAGGCGCTGCCGTCGCCGGGCATCAGCCGCCATCCCCACATCTCCAGCGGGCCGTCCGCCTCGGTGCCGACGAGCAGCGCGGTGTAGCTGCCCGCCTCGGTGGACCACATCCGCACCGCCTGCTCGGGAGGGACAACGGTCACCCGTGGCCCCTGCTCGTAGTCGAGCAGGGTGGTGATGCTCACACCGAGGGCGTCCGCGAGTTTGACCGTGGTGCCCACGCTCGGGTTCGTACGGGCCTGCTCAATCTGGATGATCATGCCCCGGCTGACCCCGGCGCGGGCCGCGAGGGCGTCGAGGGTGAAGCCGCGTTCATTGCGCCACCGCTTGAGGTTGCGGGCGAGCGACTGGGTGAGCTGATCGAGGTCCGTCACGATCCGGTCCGTCCAATATAGTGAATGGCGTAGTCGAGTACATTGAACTACCGTGGGTTGTACTCCCACGTCCATCACACTGTACGGCGAGGTTTCACCATGTCCGCGCTCTTCGCTCTGGCCACCAGCCTGCTCTGGGGGCTGGCCGACTTCGGCGGAGGGCTGCTCACCCGCCGCACCCCCGCACTCACCGTGGTCGTGGTCTCCCAGACCATCGCGGTCGCCGTCCTCGGCACCATCGTGGTGGCCACCGGCGGATGGTCCGAGGCGGGACCGCAGCTGTGGTTCGCCGCGGCGGCCGGTGTGGTGGGCCCGGCCGCGATGCTGTGCTTCTACCGGGCCCTCGCGCTCGGCCCGATGGGCGTCGTCTCCCCGCTCGGCGCGCTCGGCGGGGTCATCGTGCCGCTCTGCGTCGCGCTGGTGCTCGGCGAGCGGCCGGGGGTGCTTCAGGTCTCGGGGATCGTGGTGGCGGTCGCCGGTGTGGTCCTGGCCAGCGGCCCGCAGACCGGCGGTACGCCCGTCCAGCGGCAGACGCTGCTGCTCACCGCGGTCGCCGCGCTGGGCTTCGGCTCGGTGATGGCGCTGATCGCCGAGGCGTCGACCACGCTGACCGGGCTGTTCCTCGCGCTGTTCGTCCAGCGGGTGTGCAATGTGGCGGTCGGCGGCGCCGCGCTCCTGGTCTCCGTGCGGCGTGGTGATCCCGGGCTGCCCGAGGGCGGGCTGGGCGTGGTGTGGGCGTCGCTGCCCACGCTGGCCTTCGTGGGCCTGGCCGATGTGGCCGCGAACGGCACGTACAGCCTCGCCGCCCACCACGGCCCGGTCACCGTCGCCGCGGTGCTCGCCTCCCTCTACCCGGTGGTGACCGCGCTCGCCGCCCGCGGACTGCTCGGCGAGCGGCTGCGCGTGGTCCAGGCGACGGGCGCCGGGCTCGCCCTGGTGGGGACGCTGCTGCTGGCCACCGGCTGAGCGGACCGCGGACGGGCCCCGGCCATGCATAACCGGGCCCGTCTCAGGAACCCGCTACGCCATGGGGCACGTGATCGAGAAGCTGTATCCGATCCGCGTCGAAGTCCGCGGGATCGCGGATGCGGCGGGCCGGGCCTGGCGGGCGCCGGGACGGGAGCGGGACCTGGTCGTACAGTCCCTGAAGGCGGCCGCGGCGGCCACGCTCGCCTGGGCGGTCTCGGGATGGTGGCTGAAGGATCCGGTGGCGCTGATGGCGCCGTGGGTGGCGGTGGTGCTGGTCCAGGCCACCGTCTACCGTTCGCTGTTCAAGGGGCTCCAGCAACTGGTGGCCATCGCCGTCGGCACGCTGCTGGCGGCGGGAGCCGAGGCCCTGACGGGGAACACCCTGATCGCGGTGGCCCTGGTCCTGCCGGTCGTGATGCTGCTCAGCAACTGGCCCCGCCTCGGCGACCAGGGCATCTACGGGCCCACCA is a window from the Streptomyces luomodiensis genome containing:
- a CDS encoding CoA-binding protein, whose protein sequence is MYGDPATVRKILTELGDTWAVVGLSSNQGRAAYGVAGVLQRFGKRIVPVHPKAETVHGERGYASLAEIPFPVDVVDVFVNSDLAGPVADEAVAIGAKAVWFQLGVIDPAAYERTRAAGLAMVMDRCPAIEIPRLG
- a CDS encoding TAXI family TRAP transporter solute-binding subunit gives rise to the protein MEPAKCRIQPGRPVEPKIDRSVTLHLRGDWGGANLHRVCGWIAQELTDRCGPHTRIATWNSRGFSDAVRAVGRGEVHVAMTTPTAFAVAALEGRGGYADEPFPDLRALGVVPQRDRLVVAVHKDLGIHTFAELRESKPALRLATSVHDGVNHVGLAAHEVLTRSGVDITGWGGELLEDERPFESLDHVREGRANAIVHEAVMLPPWQELGRFMNFLEVEQDVLDALYEDFAWPAAVVDDGYFPGCGAFRTLDFSDFLVLTRADLADDLAYAIAWVLGETRHVIEGQYRHLAPERSPITYPLDPVTMGETPVPLHPGAARYYNALRTS
- a CDS encoding YciI family protein, encoding MWYLTLHRWTGDRQRAIAEVLPSHLAWMRERQRAGQVLMAGPSPDRELGIIVVGHMSRDAVDDLFRDEPLVAGGFRGYDVIPWEVHHVLGVGGFDVPAVTAMLAGEHS
- a CDS encoding helix-turn-helix domain-containing protein — translated: MTDLDQLTQSLARNLKRWRNERGFTLDALAARAGVSRGMIIQIEQARTNPSVGTTVKLADALGVSITTLLDYEQGPRVTVVPPEQAVRMWSTEAGSYTALLVGTEADGPLEMWGWRLMPGDGSASDPHPSGTVELIHVTAGELTLEIGGEKHTVPAGTSAAFEANTPHTYRNEGEVPVEMTMAVSVPPAR
- a CDS encoding EamA family transporter, giving the protein MSALFALATSLLWGLADFGGGLLTRRTPALTVVVVSQTIAVAVLGTIVVATGGWSEAGPQLWFAAAAGVVGPAAMLCFYRALALGPMGVVSPLGALGGVIVPLCVALVLGERPGVLQVSGIVVAVAGVVLASGPQTGGTPVQRQTLLLTAVAALGFGSVMALIAEASTTLTGLFLALFVQRVCNVAVGGAALLVSVRRGDPGLPEGGLGVVWASLPTLAFVGLADVAANGTYSLAAHHGPVTVAAVLASLYPVVTALAARGLLGERLRVVQATGAGLALVGTLLLATG
- a CDS encoding YbaK/EbsC family protein — encoded protein: MSTPMDAFDEVRPAVECLDLLTAPVAEALRTWRGSEPVERVLFVDTDPDKADTAVLVEHYGASLLEQSANCVVVAGKRGGEVTLAACLVLAHTRADVNGVVRRHLGARKASFAPMDTATGESGMEFGGITPIGLPESWPILVDAAVADIPYALIGSGSRRGKLIVPGKVLAGLPGAVVLEGLGV
- a CDS encoding MarR family winged helix-turn-helix transcriptional regulator; its protein translation is MSAGEPNQLPDELIRLTWTLHRTLRQRQTPPAGETRRPLSQVEVLRLVSSQPGISVREISTALGMQPNNVSTLVTRLTRAGFIERRPSTHDRRFIELHPTGKMITAGAEVDDSLTKVITEALSRLPPQSAERIAAALPDLWDLARALAPAP